One genomic region from Ptychodera flava strain L36383 chromosome 14, AS_Pfla_20210202, whole genome shotgun sequence encodes:
- the LOC139148821 gene encoding transmembrane protein 151B-like: MVGSPCDDGYIYIPITFLILIYMVYLIECWHCHTRVELQYKEDVSVVYDMLQRMKEAYPVVWWRVICYHYVRRTRQVTRYRNGDAYTSTQEYYERVNSHSALGAFDFSDCGVKDISKDLVGLEDYPATKIKFTKSFIFANEEAENDYLAQRSRFFGENEGRDDYMETREGMNLSDLDFKEHMIAFAESNSLPWYVSLILFGVFPSVYYHGHFVS, translated from the coding sequence ATGGTAGGAAGCCCTTGCGACGACGGGTACATTTACATCCCGATCACTTTTCTGATTCTGATCTACATGGTCTATTTGATAGAATGCTGGCACTGCCATACCAGAGTCGAACTCCAGTATAAGGAAGACGTTAGTGTGGTTTACGACATGCTGCAAAGGATGAAAGAAGCCTACCCCGTTGTCTGGTGGAGGGTCATATGTTACCATTATGTTCGACGGACTAGACAAGTAACGCGATACAGGAACGGCGACGCCTACACGTCAACGCAGGAGTATTATGAACGTGTGAATTCTCACTCGGCTCTGGGAGCGTTCGATTTCTCGGATTGCGGCGTCAAAGACATCTCCAAGGACCTAGTCGGGCTTGAAGATTACCCAGCGACAAAGATTAAATTTACCAAAAGTTTCATATTTGCAAACGAGGAAGCAGAAAACGACTACCTAGCTCAGCGTTCGAGATTCTTCGGCGAAAACGAGGGCCGGGATGATTACATGGAGACCCGAGAAGGAATGAATCTAAGTGATTTGGATTTCAAAGAGCATATGATTGCCTTTGCTGAATCGAACTCGCTTCCATGGTATGTGTCGTTAATTCTCTTTGGAGTCTTTCCATCTGTCTATTATCATGGCCACTTCGTGTCTTAA